In Agromyces sp. Leaf222, the genomic window GCCCGGCCTGCTCGCGGCAGCGTTGCTCACGACGGCACCGGCCGTCGCCGCATCCGCCGACGAGCCGGTAGACGGCGCGCGCACCTCGAACGACCCGATGTTCCCGAACGTCGGCAACGGCGGATACGACGCGCTCGACTACGACGTGTCGATCGCGTGGACCCCGGACGCAGCGCAGTCGGGCTCCACGATCGCCGGCACGATCCAGGCCAGCAGCACGATGACGGCGAAGGCCGCGCAGCCGCTGAAGAGCTTCTCGCTCGACTTCGAGGGGCTCGAGATCGACTCGGTCACCGTCGACGGCGTTCCCGCCGCGTGGACGCGCGAGGTCGACCCCGCCGCCATCAAGTACAAGCTCATCGTCACCCCGGCGACGCCGGTGAGCGGCGACTTCACGGTGACGGTCGGCTATCACGGCGCGCCCAGTTCGCACACCGACCTCGACGGCTCCTCCGAGGGCTGGAACCGCACCGCCGACGGCGCGACCATGCTCGGCCAGCCGATCGGCTCGATGGCGGGCTACCCGCACAACAACACGCCGGCCGACAAGGCGACGTACACGTTCACGCTCGACATCCCGACGATCCTGAACACCGTCGCCGGCACCGCGCCCGGCACGGCCGCGGCGGTCAGCAACGGCGAGCTCGTCTCGAAGACCCCGTCCGCCGACGGCGCGCGCACGACCTGGGTGTGGGAGCAGACGAAGCAGATGGCGTCGGAGCTCGCGGTGGTCTCGATCGGTCGATACGACGTGATCGAGTCGCAGGTGCAGCTCAGCGACGGCAGCACGATCCCGTCGTGGTCGTTCATGGACTCGGCGCTCTCGGCCGCCAACAAGAACACGATCCGCACCCGCGAGGCGCAGTTCGGCACGATCATCCGCAACCTCGAGACGCTCTACGGGCCGTACCCGGGCAAGAGCACCGGCGTGATCGTCGACACGGTGCCGAGCGGCATCAACTACGCCCTCGAAACGCAGGACCGGTCGTTCTTCCCGTCGGCCGGCTCGGTCGGCGGCAACACGCTCATCCACGAGTTCGTGCACCAGTGGTACGGCGACAACGTGTCGCCCGTGACCTGGACCGACATCTGGATCGGCGAGGGCATGGCGACCTGGGGCCCCGCGTTCTACAACACGACCGAGGGCTTCGGCACGGGGGCGACGCCGACCGAGACCACGTACTTCAACTCGTGGAACAACTCCGCCCCGACGAGTGCCAACTGGGCGACCGCTCCGGGCGGCCAGATCGACTCGGGGAACCTCTACGGCTACCAGACGTACACGCGCGGCGCGCAGTTCTGGGCGGCCCTGCGGGTGGCGATCGGCGACGACGCGTTCTTCGAGCTCATCGAGGAGTGGCAGGTGCGCTACGCGGGTCAGAGCCGCACGGGCGCCGACCTGAAGGCGCTCGCCGAGGAGATCTCGGGCCGCGACCTCACCGCGTTCTACACCGACTGGATCCTCGAGCCCGGCAAGCCGGCCTGGCCCGAGAAGCTCACCGCAACCCTCGCCGGCTCCCCGGCGACGGGCACCGTTCGTGCCGGCGACGTGGTCACCTACACGCTGTCCGCGACGAACACCGGCCGGGTGCCGCTCGCGACCTCGGTCGTGACGGTCGACCTCACGGGCGTGCTCGGCCAGGCGACGATCGACCCGGCCTCACTGCCGACCGGCGTCACGCTCGACGGCTCGACCCTGACCTGGGCGGTGCCGGCGACCGCGGTCGGCGCGCCGGCGGCGACGGTCTCGTTCGGTGCGACCAT contains:
- a CDS encoding M1 family aminopeptidase, which produces MTSRPLSGTRRRRLVALAVPGLLAAALLTTAPAVAASADEPVDGARTSNDPMFPNVGNGGYDALDYDVSIAWTPDAAQSGSTIAGTIQASSTMTAKAAQPLKSFSLDFEGLEIDSVTVDGVPAAWTREVDPAAIKYKLIVTPATPVSGDFTVTVGYHGAPSSHTDLDGSSEGWNRTADGATMLGQPIGSMAGYPHNNTPADKATYTFTLDIPTILNTVAGTAPGTAAAVSNGELVSKTPSADGARTTWVWEQTKQMASELAVVSIGRYDVIESQVQLSDGSTIPSWSFMDSALSAANKNTIRTREAQFGTIIRNLETLYGPYPGKSTGVIVDTVPSGINYALETQDRSFFPSAGSVGGNTLIHEFVHQWYGDNVSPVTWTDIWIGEGMATWGPAFYNTTEGFGTGATPTETTYFNSWNNSAPTSANWATAPGGQIDSGNLYGYQTYTRGAQFWAALRVAIGDDAFFELIEEWQVRYAGQSRTGADLKALAEEISGRDLTAFYTDWILEPGKPAWPEKLTATLAGSPATGTVRAGDVVTYTLSATNTGRVPLATSVVTVDLTGVLGQATIDPASLPTGVTLDGSTLTWAVPATAVGAPAATVSFGATISAAAAGGPLTATAKVATLGGTCVDCTATLDVARDTERPTAKLVTPTTAGPFSSLSVRVDATDNAGLQRIVANVYRDGTLVKSTQTAVAGGAKTGTHTATVQLPDGNYTVKYNSQDRVGNISATSTFAFTIDATKPTATVKDGASFTVATGGSYDLVSYKLYDAGKVDRVVINGVVKDLTDNQWSDVNFLKPGVFGAVKGQNTMVVHDVAGNTQTLVFTLN